A genomic stretch from Mesomycoplasma neurolyticum includes:
- the rplO gene encoding 50S ribosomal protein L15, which produces MKLHELQSTIGSRKEKHRKGRGHAAGKGKQAGKGQSGQRKRSSVRPGFEGGQNPLFRRIPKIGFNNINSVKYQTVSLAKLEEKFENNSSITIRDLFDKKLVRRKTMPVKILALGKLTKTLHIETDACSTKAKEIIENLKGTVKLI; this is translated from the coding sequence ATGAAATTGCATGAATTACAAAGCACAATAGGTTCAAGAAAAGAAAAACACCGTAAAGGTCGTGGTCATGCTGCAGGTAAAGGAAAACAAGCTGGAAAAGGTCAATCAGGACAAAGAAAAAGATCAAGTGTAAGACCTGGATTTGAAGGGGGACAAAACCCATTATTCAGACGTATTCCAAAAATTGGATTTAATAATATTAATTCCGTTAAATACCAAACAGTTTCTTTAGCAAAATTAGAAGAAAAATTTGAAAACAATAGTTCAATCACAATTAGAGATTTATTTGATAAAAAATTAGTTAGAAGAAAAACAATGCCTGTTAAAATTTTAGCTTTAGGTAAATTAACAAAAACATTACATATTGAAACTGATGCTTGCTCAACAAAAGCAAAAGAAATTATCGAAAATCTTAAAGGAACAGTAAAATTAATTTAA
- the rpsE gene encoding 30S ribosomal protein S5, whose amino-acid sequence MEKKELKKVQQAAPTKEIKANFKVGQNNNKVDKIKNELKVKNTKPFARKDNRDSKSLSKDNNNKRNFKKREQNSQPFQNEFEEKVINISRVTTVVKGGRRFSFSAYAVVGNKKGKVGFGHGKANEVQDSIKKAIKAAQNNLITVPIVDSTVPHEIQEKFLASKVLLKPAPKGKGIIASASVRAVVELAGYSNIYTKTYGSRTKANIVRATMNALSKLRTVEKIAELRNIPVEHLKKN is encoded by the coding sequence ATGGAAAAAAAAGAACTAAAAAAAGTACAACAAGCAGCTCCAACAAAAGAGATCAAGGCTAATTTTAAAGTTGGACAAAATAATAATAAAGTTGATAAAATTAAAAATGAATTAAAAGTAAAAAACACAAAACCTTTTGCTCGTAAAGACAATCGTGATTCTAAATCATTGTCCAAAGACAACAATAACAAAAGAAATTTCAAAAAAAGAGAACAAAATTCTCAACCATTCCAAAATGAATTTGAAGAAAAAGTTATCAACATTTCTAGAGTTACAACTGTTGTCAAAGGTGGAAGAAGATTTTCTTTTTCTGCTTATGCAGTAGTGGGTAACAAAAAAGGAAAAGTTGGTTTTGGGCATGGAAAAGCAAATGAAGTTCAAGATTCAATTAAAAAAGCTATTAAAGCAGCACAAAATAATTTAATTACTGTGCCAATCGTTGATTCAACTGTACCACATGAAATTCAAGAAAAATTTTTAGCTTCAAAAGTTTTATTAAAACCTGCTCCAAAAGGAAAAGGGATTATTGCTTCAGCTTCTGTTAGAGCTGTTGTTGAACTAGCTGGTTATTCAAATATTTATACTAAGACATATGGATCAAGAACCAAAGCAAATATTGTGCGTGCAACTATGAATGCTTTAAGCAAATTAAGAACAGTTGAAAAAATTGCTGAATTAAGAAATATCCCTGTTGAACACTTGAAAAAAAATTAA